A window of Oncorhynchus kisutch isolate 150728-3 linkage group LG10, Okis_V2, whole genome shotgun sequence contains these coding sequences:
- the srd5a3 gene encoding polyprenal reductase: MLTLLGFCVIDFLWLSLALCFLLAFCVHRLSRYLPTECEHSKLYILFQDLIRYGKTKGPLKRDHWLHVFDIPKRWFWHFYAISVGWNGFLIVLSLNMIVWGQKFPSWLTDILGFLTTGGPVAVRQVPQVSALLVQVLLWVHSLRRLLECHLVSVFSDGVIHIVQYIFGLAYYILLGLTVLCSDSLIIEGGSPAFPLLSQLRWYYVAGAVLFSWASLLQHRSLVLLARLRTGGSGTVETLAHRVPSGGWFELVSCPHYLAELLIYVSLGIVSGSHALTWWLVVLYVLFNQALAAQLCHEFYTSKFQSYPQHRKAFLPYLL, translated from the exons ATGCTAACACTTTTAGGATTTTGTGTTATTGATTTCCTGTGGTTATCCTTGGCTTTATGCTTTCTCTTAGCTTTTTGTGTCCACAGACTTTCACGTTACCTGCCGACTGAATGTGAGCATTCAAAACTGTATATATTATTCCAGGATCTAATCCGATACGGTAAAACCAAGGGACCGCTGAAACGAGACCACTGGCTGCATGTTTTTGATATCCCAAAAAG ATGGTTCTGGCACTTCTATGCAATATCTGTTGGCTGGAATGGTTTTCTTATTGTCCTGTCACTTAACATGATTGTATGGGGCCAGAAATTCCCATCATGGTTGACTGACATATTGGGATTCCTGACTACTGGTGGACCAGTGGCAGTCAGGCAAG TTCCACAGGTGTCAGCTTTGCTGGTGCAGGTCCTGTTATGGGTTCATTCTCTTAGACGACTACTTGAGTGCCACTTGGTCAGCGTGTTCTCTGATGGGGTCATTCAcattgttcagtatatatttggcTTGGCCTACTACATTTTACTGGGGCTGACAGTGCTGTGCTCGGATTCTTTGATAATTGAAGGAG GGAGCCCTGCTTTCCCATTGCTCTCCCAGCTGAGGTGGTACTATGTGGCTGGAGCTGTACTCTTCTCCTGGGCCTCTCTGCTGCAGCACCGCTCCCTGGTCTTGCTGGCCAGACTGCGCACTGGAGGATCAG GGACAGTGGAGACTCTAGCCCACAGGGTTCCCAGTGGAGGCTGGTTTGAGCTGGTCTCCTGTCCTCATTACTTAGCTGAGCTGCTGATCTATGTGTCTCTGGGGATTGTGTCTGGAAGTCACGCTCTCACCTGGTGGCTCGTTGTCCTCTATGTGCTCTTCAACCAGGCGCTGGCTGCCCAGCTCTGTCATGAGTTTTACACAAGCAAGTTTCAGTCTTACCCACAGCATCGCAAAGCATTCCTCCCTTATTTATTGTAA
- the tmem165 gene encoding putative divalent cation/proton antiporter TMEM165 isoform X2, giving the protein MYLLAGGRNGRANRSVMCVLLPLVVAVLSAGVSGMQEEHKPVQEQPQQEKTPTAHAIGPEVSENDSSKSGDLGFIHAFVAAISVIIVSELGDKTFFIAAIMAMRYNRLTVLLGAMLALGIMTCLSVMFGYATTIIPRIYTYYVSTALFAIFGVRMLREGLKMSPNEGQEELEEVQAEIKKKDEELQRSKLVNGASDVELGSGSSHPQGRWHSFISPVFIQAFTLTFLAEWGDRSQLTTIILAAREDPFGVAVGGTLGHCLCTGLAVVGGRMIAQKISVRTVTIIGGIMFLAFAFSALVVKPDAGI; this is encoded by the exons ATGTATCTACTGGCCGGCGGAAGGAATGGAAGGGCTAACAGAAGTGTGATGTGTGTCCTGCTGCCCCTGGTTGTCGCGGTGTTGTCAGCTGGAGTTTCTGGGATGCAGGAGGAACACAAACCAGTCCAAGAACAACCGCAACAAGAG AAAACACCAACTGCTCATGCTATTGGCCCAGAGGTCAGTGAAAATGATTCCAGCAAATCTGGTGACCTGGGCTTCATCCATGCCTTTGTTGCTGCCATCTCTGTCATCATTGTCTCTGAGCTGGGAGACAAGACTTTCTTCATCGCTGCCATCATGGCTATGCGCTACAACCGCCTCACTGTGCTGTTAGGGGCAATGCTAGCGCTTGGCATTATGACCTGCCTTTCAG TGATGTTTGGCTATGCCACCACCATCATCCCCAGGATCTACACATACTATGTGTCCACAGCTCTGTTTGCAATCTTTGGTGTTCGCATGCTGAGAGAGGGGCTGAAAATGAGTCCAAACGAGGGtcaggaggagctggaggaggtgcAGGCTGAGATTAAAAAGAAGGATGAGGAG CTCCAGCGGTCTAAGCTGGTGAATGGGGCTTCAGATGTGGAGTTGGGCTCAGGGTCAAGCCATCCTCAGGGGAGATGGCACAGCTTCATCTCGCCTGTGTTCATCCAGGCCTTCACCCTCACCTTCCTTGCAGAGTGGGGAGACCGCTCTCAGCTGACCACCATCATCTTGGCTGCCCGGGAG GATCCTTTTGGAGTGGCAGTGGGTGGTACTCTGGGACACTGTCTGTGCACAGGACTGGCTGTGGTTGGAGGAAGGATGATTGCACAGAAGATCTCTGTCAGAACTG TTACAATCATTGGTGGGATAATGTTCCTGGCCTTTGCGTTCTCTGCCCTCGTCGTCAAGCCAGATGCTGGAATCTGA
- the tmem165 gene encoding putative divalent cation/proton antiporter TMEM165 isoform X1, which yields MCVLLPLVVAVLSAGVSGMQEEHKPVQEQPQQEKTPTAHAIGPEVSENDSSKSGDLGFIHAFVAAISVIIVSELGDKTFFIAAIMAMRYNRLTVLLGAMLALGIMTCLSVMFGYATTIIPRIYTYYVSTALFAIFGVRMLREGLKMSPNEGQEELEEVQAEIKKKDEELQRSKLVNGASDVELGSGSSHPQGRWHSFISPVFIQAFTLTFLAEWGDRSQLTTIILAAREDPFGVAVGGTLGHCLCTGLAVVGGRMIAQKISVRTVTIIGGIMFLAFAFSALVVKPDAGI from the exons ATGTGTGTCCTGCTGCCCCTGGTTGTCGCGGTGTTGTCAGCTGGAGTTTCTGGGATGCAGGAGGAACACAAACCAGTCCAAGAACAACCGCAACAAGAG AAAACACCAACTGCTCATGCTATTGGCCCAGAGGTCAGTGAAAATGATTCCAGCAAATCTGGTGACCTGGGCTTCATCCATGCCTTTGTTGCTGCCATCTCTGTCATCATTGTCTCTGAGCTGGGAGACAAGACTTTCTTCATCGCTGCCATCATGGCTATGCGCTACAACCGCCTCACTGTGCTGTTAGGGGCAATGCTAGCGCTTGGCATTATGACCTGCCTTTCAG TGATGTTTGGCTATGCCACCACCATCATCCCCAGGATCTACACATACTATGTGTCCACAGCTCTGTTTGCAATCTTTGGTGTTCGCATGCTGAGAGAGGGGCTGAAAATGAGTCCAAACGAGGGtcaggaggagctggaggaggtgcAGGCTGAGATTAAAAAGAAGGATGAGGAG CTCCAGCGGTCTAAGCTGGTGAATGGGGCTTCAGATGTGGAGTTGGGCTCAGGGTCAAGCCATCCTCAGGGGAGATGGCACAGCTTCATCTCGCCTGTGTTCATCCAGGCCTTCACCCTCACCTTCCTTGCAGAGTGGGGAGACCGCTCTCAGCTGACCACCATCATCTTGGCTGCCCGGGAG GATCCTTTTGGAGTGGCAGTGGGTGGTACTCTGGGACACTGTCTGTGCACAGGACTGGCTGTGGTTGGAGGAAGGATGATTGCACAGAAGATCTCTGTCAGAACTG TTACAATCATTGGTGGGATAATGTTCCTGGCCTTTGCGTTCTCTGCCCTCGTCGTCAAGCCAGATGCTGGAATCTGA